A window of Diabrotica virgifera virgifera chromosome 9, PGI_DIABVI_V3a contains these coding sequences:
- the LOC114332061 gene encoding uncharacterized protein LOC114332061 has translation MSNLIQIKFKLIDRNLKVLTAPETSNVVKKPLRKSIFGTLGSQIEHRSEFNLKCAICQTYCIFSFSSCPVTYYYIYEDNKIVCYYCTKCFKLFFATGKLSKRTIPTNILETIKFFKWYCSGCCNEIEFSDMQSHEIICKGGRQHTCPIKYCFEKGTANKMTEHLKDWHGKIAFGSHFKLPTNFGSCYIFVREHIVRLRVTSEFSLTSSLDHGSVHVELVTKNDGDDHISPYALFCNKKNEIITDYSKLASSSEVFVKVVVA, from the coding sequence ATGTCAAATTTGAtacaaattaaatttaaattaattgaccgcAATCTAAAAGTTTTGACAGCTCCAGAAACTAGTAATGTGGTGAAAAAACCTTTGAGGAAAAGTATATTCGGCACTCTCGGAAGTCAAATTGAACACCGATCAGAATTCAATCTAAAATGTGCCATATGCCAAACGTATTgcattttttcattttcttcatgTCCAGTTACGTATTACTACATTTACGAAGACAATAAGATAGTATGTTACTATTGTACTAAGTGCTTCAAATTATTTTTTGCTACTGGTAAATTAAGTAAAAGAACAATTCCCACTAATATACTTgaaacaataaagtttttcaaatgGTATTGTAGTGGTTGTTGTAACGAGATTGAATTTTCAGATATGCAATCACATGAAATAATCTGTAAAGGAGGTAGACAACATACTTGCCctataaaatattgttttgaaaaAGGAACTGCAAACAAAATGACCGAACATTTGAAAGATTGGCATGGGAAAATCGCATTTGGGTCTCACTTTAAACTGCCTACAAATTTTGGAAGCTGTTATATATTTGTAAGAGAGCATATTGTACGTTTACGTGTAACTAGTGAATTCAGTTTAACATCAAGTCTTGACCATGGATCTGTTCACGTGGAACTAGTAACAAAAAATGATGGAGATGACCACATAAGCCCATATGCTTTGTTTTGTAATAAAAAGAATGAAATTATAACGGATTATTCCAAGTTAGCATCTTCCAGTGAAGTATTTGTAAAAGTTGTTGTAGCCTAG